From a single Brassica rapa cultivar Chiifu-401-42 chromosome A01, CAAS_Brap_v3.01, whole genome shotgun sequence genomic region:
- the LOC103833615 gene encoding protein DETOXIFICATION 19 isoform X5, whose product MLHQEDPMADRINTATPLLTDHEGGGNDRGRRSSSWVQKLIDVEESKAQIMYSLPMIFTNLFIYCIPLTSVMFASHLGQLELAGATLANSWATVTGFAFMTGLSGALETLCGQGFGAKSYRMLGIHLQSSCIVSLVFTILISIFWFFTEPVFGLIGQDPNISRQAALYMKYQAPGLLAYGFLQSIVRFCQTQSIVTPLVIFSFVPLVINIGIAYVLVYLAGLGFIGAPIATSISLWIAFLSLGTYVICSDNFKETWTGFSLEPFSYVVINLTLSLPSAAMVCLEYWAFEILVFLAGLMPNPEITTSLVAICVNTESISYMLTYGLSAAASTRVSNELGAGNVQGAKKATSVTVKLSLVLAFGVVLALLVGHDGWVGLFSNSPVIKEEFASLRFFLAASITLDSIQGVLSGIRSFFLGCGWQHVVTVINLGTFYLIGMPIAAFCGFKLKLYAKGLWIGLISGILSQSSSLLLMTIFRKWTKINASV is encoded by the exons ATGCTTCATCAAGAAGATCCCATGGCTGATCGCATCAACACGGCCACCCCGTTGTTAACTGATCATGAAGGTGGAGGAAATGATAGAGGAAGGAGAAGCTCATCTTGGGTTCAAAAACTGATAGACGTAGAAGAATCAAAGGCTCAGATTATGTACTCTCTTCCAATGATATTCACAAATCTTTTCATCTATTGCATCCCTTTAACCTCTGTGATGTTTGCTTCTCACCTCGGCCAACTCGAGCTCGCTGGTGCAACCCTCGCCAATTCTTGGGCCACCGTCACCGGTTTTGCCTTCATG ACAGGGTTAAGTGGAGCACTTGAGACATTATGTGGTCAAGGCTTTGGTGCAAAAAGCTACAGAATGTTGGGGATTCATCTACAATCATCTTGCATAGTATCATTAGTCTTCACCATCCTCATCTCCATCTTCTGGTTCTTCACAGAACCGGTTTTCGGACTAATTGGACAAGATCCCAATATCTCAAGACAAGCTGCACTCTATATGAAATACCAAGCTCCCGGTCTACTCGCTTACGGGTTCTTACAGAGCATTGTGAGGTTTTGCCAAACACAATCCATCGTTACTCCACTAGTCATCTTCTCGTTTGTTCCCCTGGTGATTAATATTGGTATCGCATATGTTCTGGTCTATTTAGCTGGCCTTGGATTCATTGGTGCTCCAATAGCTACATCTATATCATTGTGGATCGCTTTCCTTTCTCTTGGAACTTATGTGATCTGTTCAGACAATTTTAAGGAAACGTGGACCGGATTTTCATTAGAACCATTCAGTTATGTAGTCATAAACTTGACATTGAGCCTCCCTTCTGCTGCTATGGTATG TTTGGAATATTGGGCGTTCGAGATACTTGTGTTCTTGGCAGGTTTGATGCCTAATCCAGAAATCACCACCTCTTTGGTAGCTATATG CGTCAACACGGAGTCCATTAGCTACATGTTAACATATGGACTTAGCGCAGCTGCAAG CACGCGTGTGTCCAATGAACTTGGAGCAGGAAATGTACAAGGCGCAAAGAAGGCGACTTCTGTAACCGTTAAGCTGTCTTTAGTCCTTGCTTTTGGTGTAGTGCTTGCTTTACTTGTAGGTCATGATGGTTGGGTTGGGTTATTCAGCAATAGTCCTGTCATCAAAGAAGAGTTTGCATCATTGAGATTCTTTCTTGCTGCCTCTATAACTCTTGATTCAATCCAAGGTGTTCTATCAGGTATAAGATCATTCTTCTT AGGATGCGGATGGCAGCATGTAGTCACGGTTATAAACTTGGGAACATTCTACTTAATTGGAATGCCTATTGCAGCCTTTTGTGGTTTCAAGTTGAAGTTATATGCCAAG GGTTTGTGGATTGGTTTGATAAGTGGAATACTTTCCCAATCTTCATCACTCTTGCTTATGACAATTTTCCGGAAGTGGACAAAGATAAATGCGTCGGTCTGA
- the LOC103833615 gene encoding protein DETOXIFICATION 19 isoform X1 yields the protein MLHQEDPMADRINTATPLLTDHEGGGNDRGRRSSSWVQKLIDVEESKAQIMYSLPMIFTNLFIYCIPLTSVMFASHLGQLELAGATLANSWATVTGFAFMTGLSGALETLCGQGFGAKSYRMLGIHLQSSCIVSLVFTILISIFWFFTEPVFGLIGQDPNISRQAALYMKYQAPGLLAYGFLQSIVRFCQTQSIVTPLVIFSFVPLVINIGIAYVLVYLAGLGFIGAPIATSISLWIAFLSLGTYVICSDNFKETWTGFSLEPFSYVVINLTLSLPSAAMVCLEYWAFEILVFLAGLMPNPEITTSLVAICVNTESISYMLTYGLSAAASTRVSNELGAGNVQGAKKATSVTVKLSLVLAFGVVLALLVGHDGWVGLFSNSPVIKEEFASLRFFLAASITLDSIQGVLSGIRSFFLSGIAKHRKDHVFYPSIYRSTGVAKRMRMAACSHGYKLGNILLNWNAYCSLLWFQVEVICQGFVDWFDKWNTFPIFITLAYDNFPEVDKDKCVGLKIVSEVGKAKCFGLKIMRTNLSSNPIPEVYLFPWHYITQGKGFPLGLSTTM from the exons ATGCTTCATCAAGAAGATCCCATGGCTGATCGCATCAACACGGCCACCCCGTTGTTAACTGATCATGAAGGTGGAGGAAATGATAGAGGAAGGAGAAGCTCATCTTGGGTTCAAAAACTGATAGACGTAGAAGAATCAAAGGCTCAGATTATGTACTCTCTTCCAATGATATTCACAAATCTTTTCATCTATTGCATCCCTTTAACCTCTGTGATGTTTGCTTCTCACCTCGGCCAACTCGAGCTCGCTGGTGCAACCCTCGCCAATTCTTGGGCCACCGTCACCGGTTTTGCCTTCATG ACAGGGTTAAGTGGAGCACTTGAGACATTATGTGGTCAAGGCTTTGGTGCAAAAAGCTACAGAATGTTGGGGATTCATCTACAATCATCTTGCATAGTATCATTAGTCTTCACCATCCTCATCTCCATCTTCTGGTTCTTCACAGAACCGGTTTTCGGACTAATTGGACAAGATCCCAATATCTCAAGACAAGCTGCACTCTATATGAAATACCAAGCTCCCGGTCTACTCGCTTACGGGTTCTTACAGAGCATTGTGAGGTTTTGCCAAACACAATCCATCGTTACTCCACTAGTCATCTTCTCGTTTGTTCCCCTGGTGATTAATATTGGTATCGCATATGTTCTGGTCTATTTAGCTGGCCTTGGATTCATTGGTGCTCCAATAGCTACATCTATATCATTGTGGATCGCTTTCCTTTCTCTTGGAACTTATGTGATCTGTTCAGACAATTTTAAGGAAACGTGGACCGGATTTTCATTAGAACCATTCAGTTATGTAGTCATAAACTTGACATTGAGCCTCCCTTCTGCTGCTATGGTATG TTTGGAATATTGGGCGTTCGAGATACTTGTGTTCTTGGCAGGTTTGATGCCTAATCCAGAAATCACCACCTCTTTGGTAGCTATATG CGTCAACACGGAGTCCATTAGCTACATGTTAACATATGGACTTAGCGCAGCTGCAAG CACGCGTGTGTCCAATGAACTTGGAGCAGGAAATGTACAAGGCGCAAAGAAGGCGACTTCTGTAACCGTTAAGCTGTCTTTAGTCCTTGCTTTTGGTGTAGTGCTTGCTTTACTTGTAGGTCATGATGGTTGGGTTGGGTTATTCAGCAATAGTCCTGTCATCAAAGAAGAGTTTGCATCATTGAGATTCTTTCTTGCTGCCTCTATAACTCTTGATTCAATCCAAGGTGTTCTATCAGGTATAAGATCATTCTTCTTGTCTGGAATTGCCAAACATAGAAAAGATCATGTTTTCTATCCATCTATCTATCGTTCGACAGGAGTGGCTAAGAGGATGCGGATGGCAGCATGTAGTCACGGTTATAAACTTGGGAACATTCTACTTAATTGGAATGCCTATTGCAGCCTTTTGTGGTTTCAAGTTGAAGTTATATGCCAAG GGTTTGTGGATTGGTTTGATAAGTGGAATACTTTCCCAATCTTCATCACTCTTGCTTATGACAATTTTCCGGAAGTGGACAAAGATAAATGCGTCGGTCTGAAGATTGTGTCGGAAGTGGGCAAAGCTAAATGCTTCGGTCTGAAGATCATGAGAACAAATTTAAGCAGTAATCCTATTCCTGAAGTCTACCTGTTTCCATGGCATTATATTACACAGGGCAAAGGCTTTCCTCTAGGTCTTTCAACTACCATGTAA
- the LOC103833615 gene encoding protein DETOXIFICATION 19 isoform X4, with protein MLHQEDPMADRINTATPLLTDHEGGGNDRGRRSSSWVQKLIDVEESKAQIMYSLPMIFTNLFIYCIPLTSVMFASHLGQLELAGATLANSWATVTGFAFMTGLSGALETLCGQGFGAKSYRMLGIHLQSSCIVSLVFTILISIFWFFTEPVFGLIGQDPNISRQAALYMKYQAPGLLAYGFLQSIVRFCQTQSIVTPLVIFSFVPLVINIGIAYVLVYLAGLGFIGAPIATSISLWIAFLSLGTYVICSDNFKETWTGFSLEPFSYVVINLTLSLPSAAMVCLEYWAFEILVFLAGLMPNPEITTSLVAICVNTESISYMLTYGLSAAASTRVSNELGAGNVQGAKKATSVTVKLSLVLAFGVVLALLVGHDGWVGLFSNSPVIKEEFASLRFFLAASITLDSIQGVLSGVARGCGWQRVVTLINLGTFYLIGMPIAAFCGFKLKLYAKGLWIGMVSGIFCQCSSLLLMTIFRKWKKLDTPV; from the exons ATGCTTCATCAAGAAGATCCCATGGCTGATCGCATCAACACGGCCACCCCGTTGTTAACTGATCATGAAGGTGGAGGAAATGATAGAGGAAGGAGAAGCTCATCTTGGGTTCAAAAACTGATAGACGTAGAAGAATCAAAGGCTCAGATTATGTACTCTCTTCCAATGATATTCACAAATCTTTTCATCTATTGCATCCCTTTAACCTCTGTGATGTTTGCTTCTCACCTCGGCCAACTCGAGCTCGCTGGTGCAACCCTCGCCAATTCTTGGGCCACCGTCACCGGTTTTGCCTTCATG ACAGGGTTAAGTGGAGCACTTGAGACATTATGTGGTCAAGGCTTTGGTGCAAAAAGCTACAGAATGTTGGGGATTCATCTACAATCATCTTGCATAGTATCATTAGTCTTCACCATCCTCATCTCCATCTTCTGGTTCTTCACAGAACCGGTTTTCGGACTAATTGGACAAGATCCCAATATCTCAAGACAAGCTGCACTCTATATGAAATACCAAGCTCCCGGTCTACTCGCTTACGGGTTCTTACAGAGCATTGTGAGGTTTTGCCAAACACAATCCATCGTTACTCCACTAGTCATCTTCTCGTTTGTTCCCCTGGTGATTAATATTGGTATCGCATATGTTCTGGTCTATTTAGCTGGCCTTGGATTCATTGGTGCTCCAATAGCTACATCTATATCATTGTGGATCGCTTTCCTTTCTCTTGGAACTTATGTGATCTGTTCAGACAATTTTAAGGAAACGTGGACCGGATTTTCATTAGAACCATTCAGTTATGTAGTCATAAACTTGACATTGAGCCTCCCTTCTGCTGCTATGGTATG TTTGGAATATTGGGCGTTCGAGATACTTGTGTTCTTGGCAGGTTTGATGCCTAATCCAGAAATCACCACCTCTTTGGTAGCTATATG CGTCAACACGGAGTCCATTAGCTACATGTTAACATATGGACTTAGCGCAGCTGCAAG CACGCGTGTGTCCAATGAACTTGGAGCAGGAAATGTACAAGGCGCAAAGAAGGCGACTTCTGTAACCGTTAAGCTGTCTTTAGTCCTTGCTTTTGGTGTAGTGCTTGCTTTACTTGTAGGTCATGATGGTTGGGTTGGGTTATTCAGCAATAGTCCTGTCATCAAAGAAGAGTTTGCATCATTGAGATTCTTTCTTGCTGCCTCTATAACTCTTGATTCAATCCAAGGTGTTCTATCAG GAGTGGCCAGAGGATGCGGATGGCAACGTGTAGTCACACTTATAAATCTGGGAACTTTCTACCTAATTGGAATGCCTATTGCAGCCTTTTGTGGTTTTAAGTTGAAGTTGTATGCCAAG GGTTTGTGGATTGGTATGGTAAGTGGGATATTTTGCCAATGTTCATCACTCTTGCTTATGACAATTTTCCGGAAGTGGAAAAAGCTAGATACTCCGGTCTGA
- the LOC103833615 gene encoding protein DETOXIFICATION 19 isoform X2: protein MLHQEDPMADRINTATPLLTDHEGGGNDRGRRSSSWVQKLIDVEESKAQIMYSLPMIFTNLFIYCIPLTSVMFASHLGQLELAGATLANSWATVTGFAFMTGLSGALETLCGQGFGAKSYRMLGIHLQSSCIVSLVFTILISIFWFFTEPVFGLIGQDPNISRQAALYMKYQAPGLLAYGFLQSIVRFCQTQSIVTPLVIFSFVPLVINIGIAYVLVYLAGLGFIGAPIATSISLWIAFLSLGTYVICSDNFKETWTGFSLEPFSYVVINLTLSLPSAAMVCLEYWAFEILVFLAGLMPNPEITTSLVAICVNTESISYMLTYGLSAAASTRVSNELGAGNVQGAKKATSVTVKLSLVLAFGVVLALLVGHDGWVGLFSNSPVIKEEFASLRFFLAASITLDSIQGVLSGVAKRMRMAACSHGYKLGNILLNWNAYCSLLWFQVEVICQGFVDWFDKWNTFPIFITLAYDNFPEVDKDKCVGLKIVSEVGKAKCFGLKIMRTNLSSNPIPEVYLFPWHYITQGKGFPLGLSTTM from the exons ATGCTTCATCAAGAAGATCCCATGGCTGATCGCATCAACACGGCCACCCCGTTGTTAACTGATCATGAAGGTGGAGGAAATGATAGAGGAAGGAGAAGCTCATCTTGGGTTCAAAAACTGATAGACGTAGAAGAATCAAAGGCTCAGATTATGTACTCTCTTCCAATGATATTCACAAATCTTTTCATCTATTGCATCCCTTTAACCTCTGTGATGTTTGCTTCTCACCTCGGCCAACTCGAGCTCGCTGGTGCAACCCTCGCCAATTCTTGGGCCACCGTCACCGGTTTTGCCTTCATG ACAGGGTTAAGTGGAGCACTTGAGACATTATGTGGTCAAGGCTTTGGTGCAAAAAGCTACAGAATGTTGGGGATTCATCTACAATCATCTTGCATAGTATCATTAGTCTTCACCATCCTCATCTCCATCTTCTGGTTCTTCACAGAACCGGTTTTCGGACTAATTGGACAAGATCCCAATATCTCAAGACAAGCTGCACTCTATATGAAATACCAAGCTCCCGGTCTACTCGCTTACGGGTTCTTACAGAGCATTGTGAGGTTTTGCCAAACACAATCCATCGTTACTCCACTAGTCATCTTCTCGTTTGTTCCCCTGGTGATTAATATTGGTATCGCATATGTTCTGGTCTATTTAGCTGGCCTTGGATTCATTGGTGCTCCAATAGCTACATCTATATCATTGTGGATCGCTTTCCTTTCTCTTGGAACTTATGTGATCTGTTCAGACAATTTTAAGGAAACGTGGACCGGATTTTCATTAGAACCATTCAGTTATGTAGTCATAAACTTGACATTGAGCCTCCCTTCTGCTGCTATGGTATG TTTGGAATATTGGGCGTTCGAGATACTTGTGTTCTTGGCAGGTTTGATGCCTAATCCAGAAATCACCACCTCTTTGGTAGCTATATG CGTCAACACGGAGTCCATTAGCTACATGTTAACATATGGACTTAGCGCAGCTGCAAG CACGCGTGTGTCCAATGAACTTGGAGCAGGAAATGTACAAGGCGCAAAGAAGGCGACTTCTGTAACCGTTAAGCTGTCTTTAGTCCTTGCTTTTGGTGTAGTGCTTGCTTTACTTGTAGGTCATGATGGTTGGGTTGGGTTATTCAGCAATAGTCCTGTCATCAAAGAAGAGTTTGCATCATTGAGATTCTTTCTTGCTGCCTCTATAACTCTTGATTCAATCCAAGGTGTTCTATCAG GAGTGGCTAAGAGGATGCGGATGGCAGCATGTAGTCACGGTTATAAACTTGGGAACATTCTACTTAATTGGAATGCCTATTGCAGCCTTTTGTGGTTTCAAGTTGAAGTTATATGCCAAG GGTTTGTGGATTGGTTTGATAAGTGGAATACTTTCCCAATCTTCATCACTCTTGCTTATGACAATTTTCCGGAAGTGGACAAAGATAAATGCGTCGGTCTGAAGATTGTGTCGGAAGTGGGCAAAGCTAAATGCTTCGGTCTGAAGATCATGAGAACAAATTTAAGCAGTAATCCTATTCCTGAAGTCTACCTGTTTCCATGGCATTATATTACACAGGGCAAAGGCTTTCCTCTAGGTCTTTCAACTACCATGTAA
- the LOC103833615 gene encoding protein DETOXIFICATION 19 isoform X3: MLHQEDSVTDPPITKSPQLLDDHEDGGDDGERIRSSWVQKVINLEESKAQIIYALPVIFTNLFIYCIPLTSVMFASHLGQLELAGATLANSWATVTGVTFMIGLSGALETLCGQGFGAKNYRMLGLHLQSSCIVSLVFAIFISIFWFYTESVLRLVGQDPNISKQAALYMKYQAPGLLACGFLQNILRFCQTQSIVTPLVIFSIVPLVINIGIAYVLVYIAGLGFIGASIATSISTWIAFLSLGTYVICSVKFKETWTGFSLESFRYVIINLKLSLPSVAMVCLEYWAFEILVLLAGLMPNPEITTSLVAICVNTEAVSYMLTCGLSAAASTRVSNELGAGNVKGAKKATSVTVKLSLVLALGLVVALLVGHDGWVGLFSSSHVIKKEFTSLRFFLAATITLDTVQSVLSGVARGCGWQRVVTLINLGTFYLIGMPIAAFCGFKLKLYAKGLWIGMVSGIFCQCSSLLLMTIFRKWKKLDTPV; this comes from the exons atgctTCATCAAGAAGATTCAGTGACGGATCCTCCCATCACGAAGAGCCCCCAACTGTTGGATGATCATGAAGATGGAGGAGATGATGGAGAAAGGATAAGATCATCTTGGGTTCAAAAAGTGATCAACTTAGAAGAATCCAAGGCTCAAATCATTTACGCTCTGCCAGTGATATTCACAAATCTCTTCATCTATTGCATCCCTTTAACATCTGTGATGTTTGCTTCTCACCTTGGCCAACTCGAGCTCGCTGGTGCAACACTCGCCAATTCATGGGCCACCGTCACCGGTGTTACCTTCATG ataggGTTAAGTGGAGCACTTGAGACATTATGTGGACAAGGCTTTGGTGCAAAAAACTACAGAATGTTGGGGCTTCATCTACAGTCATCTTGCATTGTTTCATTAGTCTTCGCTATATTCATCTCCATCTTCTGGTTCTACACAGAATCCGTTCTCCGACTTGTCGGACAAGATCCTAACATATCAAAACAAGCTGCCCTGTATATGAAATACCAAGCTCCCGGTTTACTTGCTTGCGGGTTCTTACAAAACATTCTGAGATTTTGCCAAACACAATCAATCGTTACTCCTTTAGTCATCTTCTCGATTGTTCCCTTGGTGATTAATATCGGTATCGCATACGTTCTGGTCTATATAGCTGGCCTTGGATTCATTGGTGCTTCAATAGCTACATCTATTTCAACGTGGATAGCTTTTCTTTCTCTGGGAACTTATGTGATATGTTCAGTCAAGTTTAAGGAAACATGGACAGGATTTTCGTTGGAGTCATTCCGTTATGTAATAATAAACTTGAAATTAAGCCTCCCTTCTGTTGCTATGGTATG TTTGGAATATTGGGCGTTCGAGATTCTTGTGTTATTGGCAGGATTGATGCCGAATCCAGAAATCACCACATCTTTGGTAGCTATATG TGTCAACACGGAAGCGGTTAGCTACATGTTAACATGCGGCCTTAGCGCAGCTGCAAG TACGCGTGTGTCCAACGAGCTTGGAGCAGGAAATGTAAAAGGCGCAAAAAAGGCGACTTCTGTTACCGTTAAGTTGTCTTTAGTTCTTGCCCTCGGCCTAGTTGTTGCTTTACTTGTAGGTCACGATGGTTGGGTTGGGTTATTCAGCAGTAGTCATGTGATCAAAAAAGAGTTTACATCATTGAGGTTCTTTCTTGCTGCCACTATAACTCTTGATACAGTCCAAAGTGTTCTATCAG GAGTGGCCAGAGGATGCGGATGGCAACGTGTAGTCACACTTATAAATCTGGGAACTTTCTACCTAATTGGAATGCCTATTGCAGCCTTTTGTGGTTTTAAGTTGAAGTTGTATGCCAAG GGTTTGTGGATTGGTATGGTAAGTGGGATATTTTGCCAATGTTCATCACTCTTGCTTATGACAATTTTCCGGAAGTGGAAAAAGCTAGATACTCCGGTCTGA